TTTTTTCCATTAATTGTCTGCGTATTCAAAACCGTACCTCCTTAAATTACTTGTGCACACGCACACCCTGTATGTTGACATTCACTTTTGTCACATCCATACCTGTCAGGGTTTCAAGATTATACTTTACTTTTTCAATGATATTATTTGCCACAACAGAAATACGAGTACCAAACTCAATAATAACATACAAGTCGATTTCTATTTGATTTTCATCTGTATGCACTTTTACCCCTCTACTGGATTGTTCTCTTTTAAAAAGTTCAACCAAACCACCAGCAGCAGTTTTAGTCACCATCCCCACTACTCCATAGCATTCCATAGCAGAAAGTCCTGATATCGAAGCAAGAACATGGTCATCAATAATGGTCGTACCGTATTGGTTTGTTATTTTACCCGGCATTATAGTCCCTCCTTGTTATTAGCTAAGAAATGATTTATTCAACATCACTATTTAGGATAAATGATTACGCCAAAATTCAATAGAAATAATTGGTATTTGCATTATATAATATATACACATTGTATAGTAAACACGGTCATTCTTCAAGATTTATGAGTTGACTTGCTCTTCCCAGACATTCTATCGTCAGGTGTATGGTCATCATTTCTTTTTTGCAAGAATCTCTCATTTTATATATTAGATTATACGGAAAGTTGTTTATTTCTAATAGCCAACAATGTAGCATCTTTTATTTTCACCTTTTGAATACTTTTTTTCACTACATTACTGACACATAAACTTGTGCCTTGGGATACAGATTTATCGACAAGTGGATATTCAAAACCTTCCAGAGAGATTATTCCCGGATCTTCATTCAAAGGAATAAAAGAAACCGTTTCACCTATTTGCCAATGTAGTTCGCTATTTTTATCAAGGTATTGTATTTCGAAATGCTCATCGATTATTTCTCCTAAGATACCACTATCTGCAATTTTTTTCAAAAGAAAAATATTGCTAACACTGTGATCAATCCTATTACCAATACCTCCTAGCACCGTTATTTTTTCAGCCTTCAAGTTTATTGCTGCATCAATCGCAATTTCTGTATCCGTATAATCCTTCTTAACATCATATTCTTTTACCGGAATATTATACTTTCTAATCCACTCTAAATCTTTATCGTTAACAGAATCCATATCTCCAACCATTAAATCTGGTATGCAATAGATTTCATGCAGGTATCTGGCCGCTCCATCTACACAGATGATATAATTATATCGTGGAGCTATCCCTCTTAAATAGCCTAAATTATATATCTCTCCATTAGTTACGATAAGAATTTTCATCTTTCTTCCTCACTTACTGCAGCAGCTCTTAAGTGCTTGACCGCCTCAGCTGGTTTTGTTGAATTAAAAATAGCCGACCCAGCTACAAAAATATCCGCACCAGCTTGAGATATTTTACTAATGTTATTTTGATTAACACCACCATCAACTTGTATTTTTACATTTAAGCCTTTTTTTTCAATCATTGCTTTTAAGCTTGTTATTTTCCTCAGTGATCCATTAATAAATTTTTGACCACCAAACCCAGGATTAACAGACATTACCAGCACCATATCCAGCTGATCTAAAACGTAATCCAGCAAATATTCAGGGGTTGATGGATTTAAAGCTACTCCAACTTTCGTCCCCGTTGATTTAACCTGTTGTATAATTCGATCTAGATGAACACATGCCTCTGCCTGTACTGTAATCATGTCAGCACCTGCTTCAGCGAACGTCTCAATGTATTTTTCTGGTTCTACAATCATTAAATGAACGTCAAAAGGCATATCAGTTACCCGTCTTAATGATTCAACGACTACTGGTCCTATCGTTATGTTTGGTACAAATCGACCATCCATAACATCAATGTGCAGCATATCACAACCTGCTTCTTCAACCAATTTTATAGATTTATTCAGGTTAGCAAAGTCTGCTGCCAAAATAGATGGAGCAATTAATTTCATCAACAGTACCTCCTGTCTGATTTTATTTCTTCCACTATATTTTGATAATTCTTATATCTATGTTCCATGATTTTACCATCACTGACCGCTTTTTTTATATTGCAACCAGGCTCTTTTAAGTGAAGGCACGACAAGAAGCGACATGAACTTTCTAGGGCTAAAAATTCCTTAAAATATAATTTAACTTCTTCATATTTAAGATCACTTGCTTTCAGTGTGCTAAAACCTGGAGTATCAGCAATCCAAGTGCCTTCGTCGGCCCATAATAATTCTGTAAATCGCGTCGTATGTTTCCCACGTTGAATTTTTTCACTAATTTTTCCAGTTTTAAGCTCAAAGCTTGGATAAAGCTTATTAATCAAAGAGGATTTACCCACTCCAGAAGCACCAGCTAAAGCCGTTGTGTTACCGGCTAAAAAACTTCTTAACGATTCTATCCCATCTCCAGATTTTGCACTGATAAAAAATACAGGGTAACCTATTTTTTGATATCCAGATAAAATTTCATCAAACGTCTCTTCATCTTCCAAGTCGATTTTATTAAAACAAATCCCTATTTGATACCTTTGTATTTCCGCTCTAAGCAATATTCTGTCAAGTAAAACAAAGTTCGGAGTTGGTTCTTTAACCGAAAACACA
This genomic interval from Tindallia magadiensis contains the following:
- a CDS encoding thiamine diphosphokinase gives rise to the protein MKILIVTNGEIYNLGYLRGIAPRYNYIICVDGAARYLHEIYCIPDLMVGDMDSVNDKDLEWIRKYNIPVKEYDVKKDYTDTEIAIDAAINLKAEKITVLGGIGNRIDHSVSNIFLLKKIADSGILGEIIDEHFEIQYLDKNSELHWQIGETVSFIPLNEDPGIISLEGFEYPLVDKSVSQGTSLCVSNVVKKSIQKVKIKDATLLAIRNKQLSV
- the rsgA gene encoding ribosome small subunit-dependent GTPase A is translated as MKEGRIIKALSGFFYVQDNKSVVVCKGRGILKKMGITPITGDWVKFSIINEQLKEGVVEEVLPRKNEMLRPPLSNLDQILAVFSVKEPTPNFVLLDRILLRAEIQRYQIGICFNKIDLEDEETFDEILSGYQKIGYPVFFISAKSGDGIESLRSFLAGNTTALAGASGVGKSSLINKLYPSFELKTGKISEKIQRGKHTTRFTELLWADEGTWIADTPGFSTLKASDLKYEEVKLYFKEFLALESSCRFLSCLHLKEPGCNIKKAVSDGKIMEHRYKNYQNIVEEIKSDRRYC
- the rpe gene encoding ribulose-phosphate 3-epimerase, with amino-acid sequence MKLIAPSILAADFANLNKSIKLVEEAGCDMLHIDVMDGRFVPNITIGPVVVESLRRVTDMPFDVHLMIVEPEKYIETFAEAGADMITVQAEACVHLDRIIQQVKSTGTKVGVALNPSTPEYLLDYVLDQLDMVLVMSVNPGFGGQKFINGSLRKITSLKAMIEKKGLNVKIQVDGGVNQNNISKISQAGADIFVAGSAIFNSTKPAEAVKHLRAAAVSEEER
- a CDS encoding Asp23/Gls24 family envelope stress response protein; the protein is MPGKITNQYGTTIIDDHVLASISGLSAMECYGVVGMVTKTAAGGLVELFKREQSSRGVKVHTDENQIEIDLYVIIEFGTRISVVANNIIEKVKYNLETLTGMDVTKVNVNIQGVRVHK